From a region of the Oryzias melastigma strain HK-1 linkage group LG4, ASM292280v2, whole genome shotgun sequence genome:
- the xpr1a gene encoding xenotropic and polytropic retrovirus receptor 1a codes for MKFAEHLASHITPEWRKQYLQYEAFKDMLYGAQDQAPSIEVTDEDTVKRYYAKFEEQFFQTCEKELLKINTFYSEKLAEAQRRFATLQNELQSSLDAQRENNAPPSLRKRKTMFHLSQEERCKHHNIKDLKLAFSEFYLSIILLQNYQNLNFTGFRKILKKHDKILDTTRGADWRVAHVEVAPFYTCKKITQLITETETLVTTELEGGDRQKAMKRLRVPPLGAAQPALAWTTFRVGLFCGFFIILAVTFVISGVAFIRYDRVWPLVRIYRGGFLLIQFLFLLGINTYGWRQAGVNHVLIFEINPRDNLSHQHLFEIAGFLGVLWCLSILSCLYSQQTSIPMQINPLILYGFMVLFLINPFKTCYYKSRFWLLKLLFRVFTAPFHRVEFADFWLADQLNSLVFILMDLEYLVCFYIFELQWSNSKGLLPESEDHVCHSYSYGLRAIIQCLPAWVRFIQCLRRYRDTKRAFPHLVNAGKYSTTFFVVTFAALYATHKDQDHADAETFFYMLIVSSTVSSLYTLMWDLRMDWGLFDRGAGENTFLREEIVYPHKAYYYCAIVEDVILRFAWTVQISLTTIMKSNSVGDIVVTVLAPLEVFRRFVWNFFRLENEHLNNCGEFRAVRDISVAPLSADDQTLLEQMMDQEDGVKNRSGKKTWKRSHSMTLRRPLISSSQSKTDTKVLIEDTDDEAFS; via the exons TCACAGATGAAGACACGGTGAAAAGATACTACGCTAAATTTGAGGAGCAGTTTTTCCAGACCTGTGAGAAGGAGCTTCTGAAGATCAACACTTTCTATTCAG AAAAGTTAGCAGAAGCACAGAGGCGATTTGCGACCCTGCAGAATGAGCTGCAGTCATCGCTGGACGCTCAGAGGGAGAACAACGCTCCGCCGAGCCTGCGGAAACGCAAGACGATGTTCCACCTGTCCCAGGAGGAGCGCTGCAAACACCATAACATCAAGGACCTGAAGCTAGCCTTCAGCGAGTTCTACCTCAGCATCATCCTGCTCCAGAACTACCAG AACCTGAATTTCACCGGGTTCCGGAAGATCCTGAAGAAGCATGACAAGATCCTGGACACCACGCGTGGGGCCGACTGGCGTGTGGCTCACGTGGAAGTGGCGCCTTTCTACACCTGCAAGAAGATCACGCAGCTCATCACTGAGACAGAG ACCCTGGTGACCACCGAGCTGGAGGGAGGGGACCGGCAGAAGGCCATGAAGAGGTTAAGAGTCCCTCCGCTGGGGGCCGCTCAG CCTGCTTTGGCCTGGACAACGTTCCGCGTCGGTCTCTTCTGTGGCTTCTTCATTATTCTTGCCGTCACTTTCGTGATCAGTG GTGTTGCGTTCATCCGCTATGACAGAGTGTGGCCTCTGGTGCGGATCTACCGCGGCGGTTTTCTGTTAATCCAGTTCCTCTTCCTGTTGGGCATCAACACGTATGGATGGAGACAAGCTGGAGTCAACCACGTTCTTATTTTCGAGATCAACCCCAGGGACAACCTCTCACACCAGCACCTGTTTGAG ATCGCTGGCTTCCTGGGGGTCCTGTGGTGCCTCAGCATCCTGTCCTGCCTGTACTCGCAGCAGACCTCCATCCCCATGCAGATCAACCCCCTCATTCTCTACGGCTTTATGGTGCTATTCCTCATCAACCCCTTCAAGACCTGCTACTATAAATCTCGCTTCTGGCTCCTTAAGCTGCTG TTCCGTGTCTTCACAGCGCCGTTCCATCGGGTGGAGTTTGCAGACTTCTGGCTGGCGGATCAGCTCAACTCTCTGGTGTTTATCCTCATGGATCTGGAGTATCTTGTCTGCTTCTACATATTTGAGCTGCAGTGGAGCAACAGCAAGGGGCTGCTGCCCGAGTCTGAAG ATCACGTGTGCCACAGCTACTCGTACGGCCTGCGCGCCATCATCCAGTGTCTGCCCGCCTGGGTCCGTTTCATCCAGTGCCTGAGGCGTTACCGCGACACCAAGAGGGCTTTCCCACACCTGGTGAATGCTGGGAAATATTCCACCACCTTCTTCGTCGTCACCTTTGCAGCCCTCTATGCTACACACAAAG ATCAAGACCATGCCGACGCAGAGACCTTCTTCTACATGCTGATTGTGTCCTCCACCGTGAGCTCTCTCTACACTCTGATGTGGGATCTGCGTATGGACTGGGGTCTGTTTGACCGCGGGGCCGGAGAAAACACCTTCCTGAGAGAAGAGATAGTTTACCCACACAAG GCTTATTACTACTGCGCCATCGTGGAGGACGTGATTCTGCGCTTCGCCTGGACGGTCCAGATTTCTCTGACCACAATCATGAAGAGCAACTCTGTGGGGGACATTGTGGTCACGGTGCTGGCTCCGCTTGAGGTTTTCAG GCGCTTTGTGTGGAACTTCTTCCGTCTGGAGAACGAACACCTGAATAACTGTGGCGAGTTCCGTGCCGTGCGGGACATCTCAGTGGCGCCGCTCAGCGCTGATGATCAGACTCTGCTGGAGCAGATGATGGACCAGGAGGACGGCGTCAAGAACCGCTCGGGCAAGAAAACCTGGAAGAGGTCTCACAGCATGACACTCAGACGTCCTTTAATATCGTCATCACA